A stretch of the Thunnus thynnus chromosome 7, fThuThy2.1, whole genome shotgun sequence genome encodes the following:
- the esrrd gene encoding estrogen-related receptor gamma isoform X2, with translation MELKDFCLTDDFHHFLKPQRPLDSSSSSSSSPSPADEARSPASFLHSSPLSPCFPLDATPALSPSHPAFLLPSPASSSSSSSSYSLLCGPPEPDSPTGSSSSGGSGSGSAAVSDASTCFSVSDSFSAQVDSILRGDYLTPLGPVGPKRLCLVCGDFASGYHYGVASCEACKAFFKRTIQGNIEYSCPVMNECEITKRRRKACQACRFQKCLQAGMMREGVRMDRVRGGRQKYKRRVEAGLGLYAKAPYAHVHPVSSRNKVISHLLLTEPAPLAASQDDSTNDGSLRTLLTLCDLLNRELLVLIGWAKQIPGFSALSLVDQMSLLQSGWMEALLVGVAWRSQASAGEELVFARNLQLDEAQCRAAGLADLYEALRHLTSRYQAMNLSPEEVVTLKAMALANSDAEPVDCPDSVQRFQDGLHEALQEYESSRREQHRAGRLLMSLPLLRQTADRAVQAFLRLHRHRRVPLHKLLLEMLDAKA, from the exons cCCCCtggactcctcctcctcctcctcttcctccccctccccgGCTGATGAAGCTCGCTCTCCTGCCTCCTTCCTCCACTCCTCCCCTCTCAGTCCCTGCTTCCCGCTGGACGCCACACCGGCTCTCAGCCCCTCTCACCCGGCCTTCCTCCTCCCCAGTccggcctcctcctcctcctcctcttcctcctacagCCTCCTCTGCGGACCCCCGGAGCCCGACTCCCCGACAGGATCTAGTTCCAGCGGAGGAAGCGGCAGCGGCAGCGCTGCGGTGTCGGATGCTTCCACCTGTTTTTCGGTGTCGGATTCGTTTTCAGCTCAG GTCGACTCCATCCTGCGAGGCGACTACCTGACACCTCTGGGTCCCGTGGGGCCGAAGCGTCTCTGCCTGGTTTGTGGAGACTTTGCGTCCGGTTATCACTACGGCGTGGCGTCCTGCGAGGCCTGCAAGGCGTTCTTCAAGAGGACCATACAAG GCAACATCGAGTACAGCTGTCCGGTGATGAACGAGTGTGAGATCACCAAGCGGAGGAGGAAAGCCTGTCAGGCCTGCCGCTTCCAGAAGTGTCTCCAGGCCGGGATGATGAGGGAAG GTGTTCGAATGGACCGAGTCAGAGGAGGACGGCAGAAGTACAAGAGGAGAGTCGAGGCCGGACTCGGTTTATACGCCAAAGCTCCGTACGCTCACGTTCACCCCGTCAGCAGCC GAAACAAGGTGATCTCCCACCTGCTGCTGACAGAGCCCGCCCCTCTGGCTGCCAGTCAGGATGATTCGACCAATGACGGCAGCCTGCGGACGCTGCTGACCCTCTGTGACCTCCTGAACCGCGAGCTGCtggttctgattggctgggccAAACAGATCCCAG GCTTCTCCGCGCTGTCATTGGTCGACCAGATGTCGCTGCTGCAGAGCGGCTGGATGGAGGCGTTGCTGGTGGGCGTGGCCTGGCGTTCGCAGGCCTCGGCGGGGGAGGAGCTTGTGTTCGCCAGGAACCTGCAGCTGGACGAGGCTCAGTGTCGAGCCGCCGGATTGGCCGACCTGTACGAGGCGCTGCGTCACCTGACGTCCAGGTACCAGGCAATGAACCTGAGCCCCGAGGAGGTGGTGACGCTGAAGGCCATGGCGCTCGCTAACTctg ACGCGGAGCCGGTGGACTGTCCGGACTCGGTGCAGCGGTTCCAGGACGGGCTCCACGAGGCGCTGCAGGAGTACGAGTCGTCCCGCAGGGAGCAGCACCGGGCGGGTCGGCTGCTGATGAGCCTCCCTCTGCTGCGGCAGACCGCCGACCGAGCCGTGCAGGCCTTCCTGCGGCTACACCGCCACCGCCGCGTCCCCCTCCACAAACTGCTGCTGGAGATGCTCGACGCCAAGGCCtga
- the esrrd gene encoding estrogen-related receptor gamma isoform X1 — MTGDADKYHCQHLGASDVSILEAVQSGIRIRMELKDFCLTDDFHHFLKPQRPLDSSSSSSSSPSPADEARSPASFLHSSPLSPCFPLDATPALSPSHPAFLLPSPASSSSSSSSYSLLCGPPEPDSPTGSSSSGGSGSGSAAVSDASTCFSVSDSFSAQVDSILRGDYLTPLGPVGPKRLCLVCGDFASGYHYGVASCEACKAFFKRTIQGNIEYSCPVMNECEITKRRRKACQACRFQKCLQAGMMREGVRMDRVRGGRQKYKRRVEAGLGLYAKAPYAHVHPVSSRNKVISHLLLTEPAPLAASQDDSTNDGSLRTLLTLCDLLNRELLVLIGWAKQIPGFSALSLVDQMSLLQSGWMEALLVGVAWRSQASAGEELVFARNLQLDEAQCRAAGLADLYEALRHLTSRYQAMNLSPEEVVTLKAMALANSDAEPVDCPDSVQRFQDGLHEALQEYESSRREQHRAGRLLMSLPLLRQTADRAVQAFLRLHRHRRVPLHKLLLEMLDAKA, encoded by the exons cCCCCtggactcctcctcctcctcctcttcctccccctccccgGCTGATGAAGCTCGCTCTCCTGCCTCCTTCCTCCACTCCTCCCCTCTCAGTCCCTGCTTCCCGCTGGACGCCACACCGGCTCTCAGCCCCTCTCACCCGGCCTTCCTCCTCCCCAGTccggcctcctcctcctcctcctcttcctcctacagCCTCCTCTGCGGACCCCCGGAGCCCGACTCCCCGACAGGATCTAGTTCCAGCGGAGGAAGCGGCAGCGGCAGCGCTGCGGTGTCGGATGCTTCCACCTGTTTTTCGGTGTCGGATTCGTTTTCAGCTCAG GTCGACTCCATCCTGCGAGGCGACTACCTGACACCTCTGGGTCCCGTGGGGCCGAAGCGTCTCTGCCTGGTTTGTGGAGACTTTGCGTCCGGTTATCACTACGGCGTGGCGTCCTGCGAGGCCTGCAAGGCGTTCTTCAAGAGGACCATACAAG GCAACATCGAGTACAGCTGTCCGGTGATGAACGAGTGTGAGATCACCAAGCGGAGGAGGAAAGCCTGTCAGGCCTGCCGCTTCCAGAAGTGTCTCCAGGCCGGGATGATGAGGGAAG GTGTTCGAATGGACCGAGTCAGAGGAGGACGGCAGAAGTACAAGAGGAGAGTCGAGGCCGGACTCGGTTTATACGCCAAAGCTCCGTACGCTCACGTTCACCCCGTCAGCAGCC GAAACAAGGTGATCTCCCACCTGCTGCTGACAGAGCCCGCCCCTCTGGCTGCCAGTCAGGATGATTCGACCAATGACGGCAGCCTGCGGACGCTGCTGACCCTCTGTGACCTCCTGAACCGCGAGCTGCtggttctgattggctgggccAAACAGATCCCAG GCTTCTCCGCGCTGTCATTGGTCGACCAGATGTCGCTGCTGCAGAGCGGCTGGATGGAGGCGTTGCTGGTGGGCGTGGCCTGGCGTTCGCAGGCCTCGGCGGGGGAGGAGCTTGTGTTCGCCAGGAACCTGCAGCTGGACGAGGCTCAGTGTCGAGCCGCCGGATTGGCCGACCTGTACGAGGCGCTGCGTCACCTGACGTCCAGGTACCAGGCAATGAACCTGAGCCCCGAGGAGGTGGTGACGCTGAAGGCCATGGCGCTCGCTAACTctg ACGCGGAGCCGGTGGACTGTCCGGACTCGGTGCAGCGGTTCCAGGACGGGCTCCACGAGGCGCTGCAGGAGTACGAGTCGTCCCGCAGGGAGCAGCACCGGGCGGGTCGGCTGCTGATGAGCCTCCCTCTGCTGCGGCAGACCGCCGACCGAGCCGTGCAGGCCTTCCTGCGGCTACACCGCCACCGCCGCGTCCCCCTCCACAAACTGCTGCTGGAGATGCTCGACGCCAAGGCCtga